From the Deltaproteobacteria bacterium genome, the window ACTTACCCGTTTGTGACCTCCTCCAATACTGTGGCTGGTCAGGCCGCCTCCGGGAGTGGAGTGGGGCCGACAGCGATTGATGAGGTCATCGGCGTGGCCAAGGCCTATACGACCCGTGTTGGGAGCGGCCCATTTCCAACGGAACTGAGTGACGAGACCGGCCGGCATCTTCGTGAAAAAGGGGGGGAGTTCGGGGCGACGACCGGTCGTCCCCGACGGTGCGGCTGGTTTGACCTGGTTCTTCTTCGGCATGCGATCCGGGTCAACGGGTTGACCGGGCTTGTCTTGACCAAGCTGGATATCCTCTCAGGCTTAAAGGAGATCCAGGTTTGTGTGGCCTATGAGTATCGAGGTAAACAGCTGAAGGAATTTCCAACAAGCGTTGAGGTCCTGAGTGAATGTTGTCCGGTTTACAAGACAATGAAGGGGTGGAGTGAGGAGTTAAAAGGGATCCGAAAGTTCAGGGCGATGCCGAAAAATGCCAAGGCGTATGCCCTCTTCCTGGAAAAATCGCTGGGGGTTAAGATCCGCGGGGTCTCTGTCGGTCCCTCGCGCGAAGAGCATATCATGATCCAGCGTCCTTTCGGTCGATGAAGTCACTCCTGCAACAACTCGAACAGATTGAAAAATGGGGCGCTTTCTACGAGGCCTCTGATAATCGTGTTCTTGAAGTAAGTGGTTCCGATTCCACACCATTTCTCCACCGGATGCTTTCGCAAAATATCCAGAAGCAGGAGATCGGGCAGTTCCTCCATTCAGCCCTTTTGGATCGGAAGGGGATGCTTCTTTCACTCTTTGGCGTCTTAAAAATTCGGCCGGATGGCTATCTCTTTCTCATCCAGCAGTCCCTCTTTCAGAAGACCTGGGATCATCTGAAAAAGTTTAAGGTGATGGATAAAGTGGATTTTGTTGATCGGTCTTGTGAGTATCGATTGTTGTATCAGGTTGGGTCTGGAACCGAAACCGTGAAACCGTCGGATAGTTATTCCTGGAAAGAAACAATCTACTTGAAACCAGTTGTCGGTTATCTTATCCCCTCGCCGGAAATCGATCGGTTCAAAAGAAACGGCCCTTCCATCTCCAAAGAGGCCTTTGATCTGGTCCGGATGGAATCAGGGATTCCTGAGTATGGTGTTGATATCGATGAGACTGCCATCGTTCTTGAGGGAAATCTCCACTTTGCGGTCGCCCGGAACAAGGGGTGTTATCCGGGCCAGGAGGTGGTGGAACGGATCTTCAGTTACGGCAAGGGACGGACCCCAAAAAATCTCTGCCTCCTGACAGTTGACGAAGAGGTGCAAATTCCGGCCGGAACAATCGTCTATGATGCGGAAGGGAAAGAGGCCGGAAAAGTGACCTCGGCCCGGTGGCATCCCTTAAAGAAAAAACTCCTCGTCTTGGCCTATCTGGATCATAAATTTCTCAAAGGTGAGCTGGCGTTTAAAATACCCCCCTTGTGTCAAAAATCCCTTCACTTGGCTCCTTTTCCAGGCAATCCAAGAAATTAGAATTCTATCTATTTCAGCTGGTTAGACATCAATTATTAATTTGAATAGTTGGCATGCGGTTTGCTGTACCTTTCTAGTAGGAGGTCGTGATGCAGGCACTCTTGAACATCGAACCGGGTCCTGAAAGGCGGGATCACCCGGGCTATTCACGATGGACGGAGGGGCAGAAAAGGGAAGTCATCGAAACAGTCCTCTTCTGGCTGGAATTTCCCCAGGAAGAGGAGGTTTCCATTGAGTTCCTGCGCAATCATGCGATCCGGATCCAATACGATCGTCTGCCGGAACTCGCCTGGACCGAGATCACCTACGAACGTTTCGGCACTATGCTCCAGAAGTGCGGCGTCCGCCGGGTCTGGTTTGGGTAACAACCTCTGTAAACGATGAGGAGGGATTATGAAACGACTCATACTCTTTGTTGCGGTTTTTCTTATTGGTCTCTTTCAAGTAAATCAAATTGCCTTTGCCACAGGAGGGTTCCCGACCAGGGGATCCAATAAATCTCTTATCAAGGGCAAAATGCTGCCTGCTCTTGAGATCACAAAACCGGCCCTGAAAGTTGGGCTGTGGAAGCATGGTGGCGAACAGTGCCAGAAGGATAAAGAATGCTTTTCAAAAATCTGTGATGCCGAAAGCCACACCTGTCTTCCAGATCTGGGAGATGCCTGCGATGATTCGCGCGGTCGCCAGTTCCAATGTGCCACGGGAACCTGCTGGAACAAGGTTTGTCTTCCGGAAGATATCTTTACCAGAAGTTGTCGTTCAGACCGTAACTGCCGTGTTGAAGACAGGGGACCGCTTCATAGTTGGTTCTCCTATGAGAATGCGTTTGCCTGCATTGACGGAAGATGCAAACTTTTGAATGGAGCCGCAGCTTGCCAGGAGGATAACCAATGTGTTTCAGGTCGTTGTGGTTCTGTCCCATCGTCAAATCCCTATAGTGTACGATTTAAACAGTGTCTTGGAGATCTTGGGGAGAGCTGCATCGAGAGTGCTTGGAGGTACGAAGACGGTTCAGTTCAGGCCTATTGCGCCGTTCAAGGCGACTATAGAGCATTATGTATTAATGGAAGATGCTCTTGGGCTCAATCTGCAGAATCCAATGAAGACTGCACCAGGGAGAACGTTAGTTGTGATTATGGTCTTATCTGCGAAAGAAATAGAATTGGTCAAATGAGGTGCAATTACATTAAACCGGGAGACCCCTGTGACTCCGACTTATATTGTGGGGGAGACCCAAGATCAGAGTTTCCGATGAGCTGTCTGAGTGGGCACTGTGTCGTTACCCAGAATAGCCCCGGGAGGAACTGTAACGATGACTATCATATTTGTGGTTCTACCCTCATTTGTGACAGTGGCCAATGTCGTTCTCATCAGGTCGGGGATCGCTGTGAGTCCAGTGAAGAATGCAACAGATATCATGAATATTATAATCTGACTTGTGATCCAGAAACCCAACGTTGTCGCAACAGGTAACAATAGTTCTCCTTGATTGTTGACAGTCTCCAGCGAGTTCGCTAGATTCACGGACATGGGGCTCACTCATATCAAGGCGCGGTTGTTTTCGAATCCTCCTTCAAGAAAGACGAAGAATATTCAATTTCTGGTTGATAGCGGTGCTGTTTATTCTGTCCTCCCTGAAAAGGTCTGGAGGTCCTTGGGCCTGAAACCAATGAGGGAGGTGGAATTTACACTGGCCGATGGAACGGTCATATCCCGGTCCATCTCGGAATGTTCTTTTAAGGTCCAAGGAAAGAAAGGGACATCTCCTGTCGTTTTGGGGGCTAGTGAGGATGCCGCACTTCTTGGCATGGTGACTCTTGAAGTCCTGGGATTGATGATTAACCCTCTCTCCAGAGAACTCCTTCCGATGAAACTTGTCTTGGCCAGAGTCAAATAAGGTGTGATTCGCCCTGATGAATTTCTCCCTCACCGAAGACCAAAAAGCGATCCGTGAGATGGTCCGGAACTTTGCCCAAAAAGAGGTGGCCCCCCGCGCCGCGGAACTGGACCGAAAATCAGAGTTCCCCTCCGAAAATTTGAAAAAGATGGCGGAACTGGGACTCATGGGGATGATGATCCCAACCGAATGGGGTGGGGCAGGGCTAGACGCCATTTCCTATTGCCTTGCCTTGGAAGAGGTTTCAGCCGCCTGTGCCTCCACCGGTGTGACGATGTCGGTCAACAATTCCCTTTTCTGCGGGCCGGTTTTTAAATTCGGAACAACGGCTCAAAAGGAAAAATATTTAAAATCGTTCGCCTCCGGGAAAAAACTGGGGGCCTATGCCTTGTCGGAGCCGGGAACCGGATCGGACGCCGCGAACCAGCAAACGACCGCCAAAAGGTCGGGGAACAAATACCTTTTAAATGGCCGGAAAAATTTTATCACCAACGGTCCCCATGCCGACGCGATGGTGGTTTATGCGATGACCGACAAGGAAAAGAGGCATAAGGGGATCAGCTGTTTTATCGTGGAGAAAAATTTTAAGGGATTTGCGATCGGCAAGATTGAAAAGAAGCTCGGGATCTGCGCCTCCAGCACCTCGGAGATTGTTTTGGATAACTGTGAGGTTCCCGCTGAGAATCTCCTTGGAAAAGAAGGAGAGGGGTTTGCGATTGCGATGGCGACCTTGGACGGTGGCCGGATCGGAATCGGAACACAGGCCTTGGGGATTTCGCGGGCCGCATTTGAAGCCGCTGTGGCCTACTCCAAGCAGAGGGAGGCGTTCGGTCAGCCGATCAGCCAGTTTCAGGCGATCCAGCATTACCTGGCCGATATGGCATTAAAAATCGACGCCTCGCGACTTCTGATCCACCGGGCCGCCTGGTTGAAGGACCAGGGGCAACCTTACAGCAAAGAGGCGGCGATGGCCAAACTCCACGCCTCGGAGGCGGCGATGTGGATTACCACCAAGGCGATTCAGGTTTTCGGCGGCTATGGCTACATCAAGGATTATCCGGTAGAGCGGCATTTCCGGGACGCCAAGATCACGGAACTGTATGAAGGGACCAGTGAGATTCAAAGATTGGTTATTGCGAGGAGTCTTCTTAAATCTTAATGGGAAATTTGCCGGAGCGTCAGAAGGGTGATTCACCCAAAGAATTCAGCACCCTTTCCTCAAGACTGATTCGGAGGCTTTACACGCCTGAGGATACGGCGGATCTCGATCCTGACAAGGATATTGGCAAGGCGGGGGAGTACCCGTTCACGCGCGGCATCCATCAGTCGATGTACCGTGGCAGGCTCTGGACGATGCGCCAGTTTGCCGGTTTTGGAACTGCCGAAGACACCAACAAACGGTTCAAGTATCTCCTCTCCCACGGGATGATGGGGCTCTCTACCGCCTTCGATATGCCGACCCTGATGGGGTACGATCCGGATCACCCGATCGCAGGCGGCGAAGTGGGGATCGAAGGGGTGGCGATCTCGTCGCTCTCTGACATGGAACTCCTGTTTGACGGAATTCCGTTGGATAAGATCACCACCTCCATGACGATCAACGCCCCGGCGATTGTGTTGATGGCAATGTATGTTGCCGTCGGTGAGAAACAAGGCCTGCGGCCTGATCAGTTGGGCGGTACCATCCAAGCCGACATCCTTAAAGAATTTATTGCGCAGAAAGAATGGATCTGCCCGCCGGAGGCGTCCGTCCGGATCCTGATGGATATGGTCGATTGGTGCAGCAAAGAGATGCCAAAGTGGAACTCGATCTCGATCTCCGGTTACCATATTCGTGAAGCGGGGGCGACGGCGGTTCAGGAACTGGCCTTCACCTTGGGGGACGGGGTTGCTTATGTAGAGGAAGGGATCCGTCGCGGGATGGATGTCGATAAATTTGCGCCGCGGCTCTCCTTCTTTTTCGACGTCCACAATGATTTTTTTGAAGAGATTGCCAAATTCCGGGCGGCGCGGAGACTCTGGGCCCGTCTCATGAAGGAGCGATTCAAGGCAAAGAACCCCCGTTCCTGGATGCTTCGAACCCACGCGCAAACGGCCGGGGTGAGTCTCACGGCGCAACAACCTTATAACAATGTTGTCCGGACAACGATCCAGGCGTTGGCGGCGGTCTTGGGAGGGACTCAGTCGCTCCACACCAATTCTCTGGATGAAACTTACGCCCTTCCAACCGAAGAGGCGGTTCGGATCGCCCTGCGAACCCAACAGATTATCGCCCATGAGAGCGGCGTTGTCGGTACGGTCGATCCCTTCGGCGGTTCTTATTTCGTCGAAAGCTTAACCGACGAGATGGAAAAGGAGGCGCAGGCGATCATCCGGAAGATTGACGAAATGGGGGGGATGCTTCGGGCGATCGACCTTGGCTACCCTCAAAGAGAGATCATTGAATCAGCCTTTCGCTACCAGAGACAAGTGGAAACCAAGGAAAAAATTATTGTTGGGGTGAATGATTTTGTCTCGGAAAAGGAACCGCCGATCGAAACCCTGAAAATCTCCAGAGAGGCTGAAAAAAGGCAGTTAAAAAGACTCTCCGAGGTCAAGAAAAAGAGAAATGCCAGAAAAGTGGAAGAATCGCTGACCCAACTCAAAAAAGCCGCCGCCTCAAGGGAAAACCTGATGCCTTCTGTCTTGAAAGCGGTCAAGGAATATGCAACGCTGGGAGAGGTCGTCAGCGTTTTTAAATCTGTTTTTGGAACGTATAAAGATCCGGGGCATTATTAATGGAACGTAAACTACGTATCTTGGTTGCCAAACCGGGCCTTGACGGCCATGACCGCGGGGCAAAGATTATTGCGCGGGCCTTGCGCGATGCCGGGTTTGAAGTGATTTACACCGGCCTTCATCAGACGCCGGAGATGGTGGTGAACGCCGCCATCCAGGAAGATGTCGATTGTGTCAGTCTTTCCATCCTTTCCGGCGCCCACAATCATTTGTTTGCTGAGGTCCTCCGTCTTTTAAAGAAAAATGGGTGTGCGGATAAGGTGGTGATCGGTGGCGGGATCATCCCGCCGGATGATATCCCCGGTCTGAAGAAGAAAGGGGTGAAGGCGCTCTTCACCCCCGGAACCGATACGAGAGATGTTGTTGACTGGATCCGTAAAAATGTTAAGCCGAGGAGATTATGAGACCAGTTTATGTGGTCAGTGGCGGCGTCAGTAAATTCAAAAAGGCCCGTCCCGACAAAACCTTTCAGGCGATCGTCAAAGAGGCGGTTGTCTACGCCCTGCAGGATATTGGGCTCGACTACAGAAAATTTCTGGAAATCGTCGACGGGTCGGTTGCCTCTTACTTCTCCGACCACTTTACCCGTCAGCTGATGGCGGGGATCATGGTCCAGGATTACCTCGGGTTGACCCCCAAGCCGTCTCACCGTGTCGAAGGGGGCGGGGCGACCGGTGGTCTTTGTTTTCAGGAGGCCTGGAAGTCGGTCGCCTCCGGTACCATGGATCTTTGTCTCGCCTACGGTTTTGAAACGATGAGCCATGTCAATACCTGGAAGGGGAATGAGTTTATTGCGCTGGCCTCGGATGTCAGCTTTGATTATCCGGTCGGCGGTTTTTATTCCGGCTATTACGCGATGATGGTGGTGCGGCATATGAAGGAATACGGAACCACCGTCGAACAGATGGCGCATGTCTCGGTCAAAAATCACAGGAATGCCCTTTACAATTCCTATGCGCAGAAGCGGCAGAAATTGACGATCGGTGATGTGCGCGGGGCGCCTGTGGTTGCCTGGCCACTCACCCGTCTGGATATCTGTGTGATGAGTGACGGGGCCGCCTGTACGCTGGTCGCCTCCGAGGAGGGGATCCGTAAAATTGAAAAGGCGACCGGAAAACCGGTCAATGCGGTCAAGATCACCGGGATCGGCCGCGGGACCGATGCGATGCGGATGTCGGATCGTCCCCACAAGGATGTCATTTTACTCCCCCACGAAAAACCGGAGGATTACGTCGGCAAAAAATTTGTCGGCGGAAAATTGAAATACCCCGGCATCCATTCCTTCCGGGCCGGTCGGGTGGCCTCACTCAATGCCTACAAACAGGCCGGGATCACCGATCCGTTGAGCCAGATCGATTTTGTCGAACTCCATGACGCCTATACCTCTTCCGAAATCCAGACCTACGAGGATATGGGGCTCTGCCGCTACGGCGAGGGGGGTGAGTTTGCCGCCTCCGGCAAGACGTTTATGCCGGGGATCGATTACGGCCTGAAGCTAAAGGAGAAACCGGTCTGTCCGGTGAATCCGTCCGGGGGATTGATCGCCTGTGGTCATCCGGTGGGGGCTACGGGACTGATGCAGGCGGTCTTTGCCACATGGCAACTGCAAGGGACGATTGGAAAACATTTTGGGGACAAGACCCTTCAGGTGAAGAACCCCAAACGCGGAGTCATCCACTCTCACGCCGGGACCGGAACGTACGTGAGCGTTTCTATTTTGGAGAAAAATTAGGAGAGCTTATGGCGGATAAAACTATACCAACACAGATTGAAGAAACCGATGATGGGCAGATTTTATTCAATGTCCCACTGCCTAAAAATCCGGAACAGTTCAAGGATCTCTCGCCGATTATTCTCAAACAGCCGTACCATATCGATTACATCCACAGCTACGGTCAGGACTCCCCCTGGTTTGCCGGTTTGGCCAACAAGAGACTCTTGGGGACAAAATGCCAGAAGTGCGGTTACCAGTTTGCCACCCCGAAACTCTCCTGCATGGAGTGTGGGTCGGATTGCGACTGGGTGGAGATGCCTCTAGAAGGAAACCTCCATACCTTTACCGTCTGCGAGTTTGGCTCCGAGGAGTTTTTAAAGGAGACGCCGTACATCCTTTGTCTCGTAGAGTTCGAAGGATTCAACACCCTCCTCCTCAGCCGTCTGATCGGGGTCAACCCCCGTGAGGCATCGCTGGATTGGGTGGGGATGAAGGTGAAGGCAAAATTCCGGCGCAATTCCAAGTTCAAACCGACTGATGTCTATTTTGTCCCTGCTTAAAAAAGATGTCCTTCGTCATCCAAAAAGAGGAGGGGCCTCTCACCCGCATTATCCTCAATCGCCCCGAGGTCAAGAACAGCCTCAACGAGGAACTGATTTCTGAATTAACAACAGCCCTCCTGAAGGTTTTTAGGGATAAAGACTGCCGCCTGGTTATTCTTTCCGGTCAGGATGGTTTTTTCTGTGCCGGCGCCGATCTTCAATGGATGAAAGAGATCGTATCGACCTCTAAAAAAACACTCGCAAAAAGGGCGGCAGGATTTCAAAGGCTTCTTTCATTGCTCAACGATTCCCCTCGGCCGACGATAGCGCAAATCTCGGGCGGCGCCGCGGGAGGGGGGCTTGGATTGATTGCCTGTTGCGATATCGCGATCGCCTCCGAGGAGTCCTCCTTTGTCTTCAGGGAGGTGAAGGTGGGGCTGATCCCGGCGCTTATTTCTCCGTATCTGATCGCCAAGACCGGTTCGTCATGGGCACGACGCTACTTTTTGACCGGCGAGCGATTCAGCGCCCAGGAAGCAAAGCGGGTCGGACTTTTGCATGAGGTTGTTCCGGGAGAACAGCTTGAATCGAAAACAATGACCGTGGCGCGGGAACTCTTTACCTCGGGGCCGGAGGCGGTTCAAAGGTGCAAAAAATTAGTTAAAAGTCGAAGCGGGTCAAGGCGGGCCCTTCGGGAACTCCTTTCCGTTTCTTCCTCGAAAGAGGCCCGAGAGGGGATTCAAGCCTTCTTGGCCGGGAGAAAACCGTCCTGGTCTATCGGGTAGGGGCCGGTTTCAAGACTGTTCTTTTTTCCATTCTTTTCAGGATTTCACGGTTGCGTTTGAGCGAGGTGGAGAGTTCCTGCAAGAGGGTATCGGTCTCCTTAATCATCTCCTGCAACCCATTTTCCTCTTTCCTCAATTTTTCTAATTTGAAGGGAATGGTATGGGGGGAAAGATACTGCATGTAAAAGTAGAAGAGGGGAAAGGCGACTAGCAATCCGACAATAAAGGCCTGCAGTTCGGAAACTCGGAATGGAAGATTTTTTTTAAGACGATCCGCGAGTACAGAAAATGTCATGTTCCTTAAACGCCCCCTTGTTTGGCCTCTTTGTCGAAAAGGTCGGGGTAAAAGTTGCTAATTTTTAATTATTTCGTCGTAGTAGACGATGGCGGCGCCGGTCCTGGGATCAACCGGGTATCTGGCGGGGGATCTCCCGGAGAGGCTTCTTAATCGCTGAGTCTGCTCCTCGGAGAGCTCAATCGTACGGTGCATCTCATTCAAAAGGGCGGCGGCCTGGCTGCTAAATTGCTCCAGGTTTTTCTCCTTTTCCTGCAGGAGGGAATATTG encodes:
- a CDS encoding retroviral-like aspartic protease family protein, producing MGLTHIKARLFSNPPSRKTKNIQFLVDSGAVYSVLPEKVWRSLGLKPMREVEFTLADGTVISRSISECSFKVQGKKGTSPVVLGASEDAALLGMVTLEVLGLMINPLSRELLPMKLVLARVK
- a CDS encoding acyl-CoA dehydrogenase → MNFSLTEDQKAIREMVRNFAQKEVAPRAAELDRKSEFPSENLKKMAELGLMGMMIPTEWGGAGLDAISYCLALEEVSAACASTGVTMSVNNSLFCGPVFKFGTTAQKEKYLKSFASGKKLGAYALSEPGTGSDAANQQTTAKRSGNKYLLNGRKNFITNGPHADAMVVYAMTDKEKRHKGISCFIVEKNFKGFAIGKIEKKLGICASSTSEIVLDNCEVPAENLLGKEGEGFAIAMATLDGGRIGIGTQALGISRAAFEAAVAYSKQREAFGQPISQFQAIQHYLADMALKIDASRLLIHRAAWLKDQGQPYSKEAAMAKLHASEAAMWITTKAIQVFGGYGYIKDYPVERHFRDAKITELYEGTSEIQRLVIARSLLKS
- a CDS encoding methylmalonyl-CoA mutase family protein, whose protein sequence is MGNLPERQKGDSPKEFSTLSSRLIRRLYTPEDTADLDPDKDIGKAGEYPFTRGIHQSMYRGRLWTMRQFAGFGTAEDTNKRFKYLLSHGMMGLSTAFDMPTLMGYDPDHPIAGGEVGIEGVAISSLSDMELLFDGIPLDKITTSMTINAPAIVLMAMYVAVGEKQGLRPDQLGGTIQADILKEFIAQKEWICPPEASVRILMDMVDWCSKEMPKWNSISISGYHIREAGATAVQELAFTLGDGVAYVEEGIRRGMDVDKFAPRLSFFFDVHNDFFEEIAKFRAARRLWARLMKERFKAKNPRSWMLRTHAQTAGVSLTAQQPYNNVVRTTIQALAAVLGGTQSLHTNSLDETYALPTEEAVRIALRTQQIIAHESGVVGTVDPFGGSYFVESLTDEMEKEAQAIIRKIDEMGGMLRAIDLGYPQREIIESAFRYQRQVETKEKIIVGVNDFVSEKEPPIETLKISREAEKRQLKRLSEVKKKRNARKVEESLTQLKKAAASRENLMPSVLKAVKEYATLGEVVSVFKSVFGTYKDPGHY
- a CDS encoding cobalamin B12-binding domain-containing protein; this encodes MERKLRILVAKPGLDGHDRGAKIIARALRDAGFEVIYTGLHQTPEMVVNAAIQEDVDCVSLSILSGAHNHLFAEVLRLLKKNGCADKVVIGGGIIPPDDIPGLKKKGVKALFTPGTDTRDVVDWIRKNVKPRRL
- a CDS encoding thiolase domain-containing protein (Catalyzes the synthesis of acetoacetyl coenzyme A from two molecules of acetyl coenzyme A. It can also act as a thiolase, catalyzing the reverse reaction and generating two-carbon units from the four-carbon product of fatty acid oxidation), whose translation is MRPVYVVSGGVSKFKKARPDKTFQAIVKEAVVYALQDIGLDYRKFLEIVDGSVASYFSDHFTRQLMAGIMVQDYLGLTPKPSHRVEGGGATGGLCFQEAWKSVASGTMDLCLAYGFETMSHVNTWKGNEFIALASDVSFDYPVGGFYSGYYAMMVVRHMKEYGTTVEQMAHVSVKNHRNALYNSYAQKRQKLTIGDVRGAPVVAWPLTRLDICVMSDGAACTLVASEEGIRKIEKATGKPVNAVKITGIGRGTDAMRMSDRPHKDVILLPHEKPEDYVGKKFVGGKLKYPGIHSFRAGRVASLNAYKQAGITDPLSQIDFVELHDAYTSSEIQTYEDMGLCRYGEGGEFAASGKTFMPGIDYGLKLKEKPVCPVNPSGGLIACGHPVGATGLMQAVFATWQLQGTIGKHFGDKTLQVKNPKRGVIHSHAGTGTYVSVSILEKN
- a CDS encoding Zn-ribbon domain-containing OB-fold protein, which gives rise to MADKTIPTQIEETDDGQILFNVPLPKNPEQFKDLSPIILKQPYHIDYIHSYGQDSPWFAGLANKRLLGTKCQKCGYQFATPKLSCMECGSDCDWVEMPLEGNLHTFTVCEFGSEEFLKETPYILCLVEFEGFNTLLLSRLIGVNPREASLDWVGMKVKAKFRRNSKFKPTDVYFVPA
- a CDS encoding enoyl-CoA hydratase/isomerase family protein; amino-acid sequence: MSFVIQKEEGPLTRIILNRPEVKNSLNEELISELTTALLKVFRDKDCRLVILSGQDGFFCAGADLQWMKEIVSTSKKTLAKRAAGFQRLLSLLNDSPRPTIAQISGGAAGGGLGLIACCDIAIASEESSFVFREVKVGLIPALISPYLIAKTGSSWARRYFLTGERFSAQEAKRVGLLHEVVPGEQLESKTMTVARELFTSGPEAVQRCKKLVKSRSGSRRALRELLSVSSSKEAREGIQAFLAGRKPSWSIG